One Glycine max cultivar Williams 82 chromosome 3, Glycine_max_v4.0, whole genome shotgun sequence DNA window includes the following coding sequences:
- the LOC100815351 gene encoding transcription factor bHLH18, producing the protein MDESWLKWVSILDTNDYHLFSEYDMNSVEEQLEGENSVDPGELSWENHSYSYLTKESTTLLSNSSSLEEINTGFDMTSLKQDASPQKPKSCILSFEDSTLVPINPKKTCQIYDHGEHSKETQEKPHNRKPLKRGRRFSQTLDHILAERKRRENISRMFIALSALIPDLKKMDKASVLSNAIEYVKYLQQHVKDLEQENKKRKTESLGCFKINKTCDDKPIKKCPKVEARVSGKDVLIRVTCEKQKDIVLKLLAKLEAHNLCIVCSNVLPFGNSALSITSIAMMDHEFSMTVDTYDLVKMLTEELLECCKLQR; encoded by the exons ATGGATGAGTCATGGCTAAAATGGGTTTCTATTTTG GACACTAATGACTATCATTTATTCAGTGAATATGACATGAACTCTGTCGAGGAACAATTGGAGGGAGAGAATTCAGTGGATCCTGGTGAACTCTCATGGGAAAATCACTCTTATTCATATCTCACTAAAGAAAGCACCACCCTTTTGAGCAATTCTTCATCTTTGGAAGAGATCAACACTGGCTTTGATATGACAAGTCTCAAACAAGATGCTTCTCCACAGAAACCGAAGTCTTGCATTCTGTCTTTTGAGGATTCCACTTTAGTGCCAATTAATCCCAAGAAAACATGCCAAATATATGATCATGGTGAACATTCAAAGGAGACACAAGAAAAGCCACACAATAGAAAACCCCTCAAGAGGGGTAGACGCTTTTCTCAGACACTTGATCACATATTGGCTGaaagaaaaaggagagagaataTCAGCAGAATGTTCATAGCTCTTTCAGCACTTATTCCAGACTTGAAAAAG ATGGACAAGGCTTCTGTCCTTAGCAACGCTATAGAGTATGTGAAATATCTTCAGCAGCATGTGAAAGATTTGGAACAAGAGAACAAGAAGAGAAAGACGGAATCCTTAGGAtgtttcaaaataaacaaaacctgTGATGATAAACCTATAAAGAAATGTCCTAAAGTTGAAGCAAGAGTCTCAGGAAAAGATGTTCTCATCAGAGTAACGTGTGAGAAGCAAAAGGACATTGTACTTAAGCTACTGGCCAAGCTTGAAGCTCATAATCTCTGCATAGTGTGTAGCAATGTCTTACCTTTTGGGAATTCCGCTCTCAGCATTACCAGCATTGCTATG ATGGACCATGAATTCAGCATGACAGTGGACACGTACGACCTAGTGAAAATGTTGACTGAGGAATTGTTGGAGTGCTGTAAATTGCAACGATAA